From Candidatus Acididesulfobacter guangdongensis:
TTAATTTATAGAATTTAAAGATATGGATACACAGGGTATTACAGAAACAGATGAAGTATATAATAAAATCAGGAGCGAACTTTCTAGGGCTATAAAATTAAAAAAATGTAAAAAATGCGGGTGCATGATTTATGGTTTAGACGATGTTATTGAAAATCTTAAGCTCACAGGAAACAATGCTTCGAACGATTTAATAAATGAGGTAGAAAAGTTAAAGTTAGAACTAAAACAAGTCGAGTATTCATGTCTTGGCTGTAAACACTGTTATCCTGCCGCGGCTGCTAATTATCTGACCGATGCGCTCATATTGCAAATTCAGAATCCTGCCAATCAGACTGGTTCCATAAATTCTGTAAATTCTTTAGAATTTTTAAATTCATGGCCTGTTTCTCCAGGCGAGTATAATAATTTTTGTGACGGAACAGGATGTCCAATCGCTGTATCTACTCTTGCCAGTTTAGATTTATACGACAATTTATCAAAGTTAAAACCGAAAGGACTTTGCATTATAGGAAAAACTGAAACTGAAAATATCGGAATAGATAAAATTATAAAAAATACAGTAACTAATCCAACGCTGCATTATTTAATAGTAGCGGGAAAAGAGTCGCAAGGCCATTACAGCGGTCAATCGCTTATATCTTTATATGAAAACGGCGTTGATAAAAATATGAGGATTGTCGGTTCAAACGGCAAAAAACCGATTCTTAAAAATGTAAGCTATGAAGAAGTAGAAAATTTTAGAAAACAGGTTAAGGTTATAAACATGATAGGCTGCGAAGATGCAGGTGAGATTGCGGTTAAAATAAGCGAATTTTTGAAAGACTTTGAAATTATAAAACCCTCTGAAATTGTTGATAAGACTTTTGCTTTGCCTTCTCTAAAAAAAATAATTGCAAAAAAACCGAAAAAGATAAAATTAGACAAAAAAGGATATTTCGTGATAATGCCCTCATTTGCAGACAAGCGGATAACAGTTGAGTTTTATAATTACCATAACGAATTATTAACTGTCATTGAAGGGGATGACGTTTATTCAATTTATTCAACAATAATAGAAAAAGAATTAATTTCCGAGATGACCCACGCCGCCTATATCGGTAAAGAATTAGAAAAAGCAAAATGGTGTATTAATTACGGCGTCAAATATATTCAGGGCGAAGCGTGATTTTAGACATGCGTTAAGTTTCTAATTCAAACCTGATTCCGCTGCTAAGCCTTATTGTTTTTTTATAACGCTAATTATTTTTTGTCAATTAAAATTAACTATAATAATAATATAATAATAATATAATAATAAAACGTCAGGCGGCGGTTTGCAATTAAATTAAAATTAACTTAGATATGGCTTATCCGCCGCTTATCTTGCTTCTACTGCTGCAACGCTTGATATTCCGACGACTATATTCTTTACATTTTATGGGTTAAACATTTTAAGAAAAGATGCCGCAACTTCTTTAAAAGTTGCTCCATTAGGCAACCCTGCAATGCCGATGCCTGTCCCTAATATTATAGGAGCAATCCCCGGCATGACTAATATGGCTACCTCTATGATGAAGTCAATGATTAAAAAACACGGAGTTGCGACCATTCCTGAATTGATTAGCTTATGTCAAGAAACAGGAGTTAAATTAATCGCATGTCAAATGACGGTTGATCTTTTTGGATTTAAAAGAGAAGACTTGATTGACGGTATTGAATACGGCGGAGCAGCTATGTATATGGAAGATGCTTCAACGTCCGATATAACTCTAGCTTTTTAATATTTATTGAATTAAAATTTTAATAAAAAAGGAGGTGATAGGTATGCCGTTAAATATTTCAAAAACCTTGGACGCTTCGGGATTATCCTGTCCTATGCCCATAGTTAAAACAAAAAAAGAAATTGACAGTTTAAGTTCGGGTCAGATTCTGGAAGTTATATCAACCGATCCTGGTTCAAAAAACGATATGACAGCATGGTGCAAAAGAACAGGTAATGAACTAGTAGAATCTGCAGAACAAGGCGGAAAGTTTCAATTTTATGTAAAAAAAAATTAATATTGTGCTACTAAGACTTTACTTTAATCCTGGAATAGAAAGTTATCTTTTGCTTAACCGAGCAAAGAAATGCATAAATATTTTCTATTGCAGGATTAAGGCTTTAAATAAAGATGCATAAAATCGTTTTGTACGTTAAATATTATCCGATTATTCAACCTGAACCTTAGCGTGAGAAATATTGCATCATCCTGCAATTATAATAATTATAATAAATAAATAGTTATTGCCGATATGTCAGCAATGCACCCGCCTAAATTTTATTATTCGCCATTTTTTTTAATTTTATCATTGCCTTCATTTCCAGCTGTCTTATACTTTCCGGCGTCAATTTAAATATTGCGGCTATGTTCTTAAGCGTCATAGGTTCGCCGTCTTCGTGGAGTCCGTATCTGAGGATTACGGCAAATCTTTCTTTTTCCTCTAAAGACGACAGCCATTTGTCTAACAGTTCCAAATTTTCTTTATTGCATATAATAGACAAGGGCGATGTTTTTTCTTCATCGTCTCCTATTATTTCGGAAAGCGCCAGATTATCGTTTTCGGTATTATCGGATACATAGGAATCTATGGACGATATGCGCGGTATCAGATTTATTATTTTTTCAACCCTTATTCTGTTTATGCCGGACTGTTCCGCTATCTCTTCGATATCCGCTTCTTTCTCATTGTCTGCCTCAAATGCGGCTTTAGATTTTATTATATCGCAATATATTTCATATTTATGCAGCGGTATTTTTATTAAATTATGTAAATTTAAAATTCCTCTTTGAATAGATTGTCTTATCCACCATACCGCGCAGGTAGAGAATCTATATCCTCTTTCCGGATTAAATTTCCCTATAGCTTTTATAAGCCCTATATTGCCTTCTTCAATTAAATCTTCCAGAGGAACGCCTCTTCCGGTGAATTTTTTTGCCACGCTTATGACAAGGCTTATATTTGATTTAATTATCAAATCCCTCGCTTCTTTATCTCCGCCGTTGCTTTTTTCTATCAGTTCGTATTCAAGTTCTTTAGCTAAAGGCGGATATTTGCGCAGATATGTTTTGTATAAATAAGGAATAGAGTAATATGTTGAAGACTGAGCATCTTCATTGTTTTCTGTATCGTTCATATCGCAATGGGGGGGGGGGTGATATTAATATTATATTTTATCATGGCAGTTTTGTATTATTTTTTTATTATTTAATTTTATTAAATTTAATAATATCGTGCATATTCTTATTTAATATTATACATTATTATTATTTTTTTAAAAAAATTATTCAAGCAAAATTTTATTTATAATTTGTAAAAATACTTTATTGCGATAATTGTTATTGCATAAAAATTCATTTAATAAAATAAATATAACGTCATATTGTTAAAATAAAGGTTTGAGATATACCTTAATCCTGCAATAGAAAATATTTATACATTTCTTTGCTCGGTTAAGCAAAATATAAGGAAAAGGTGTCATAAGGAAAAGGTGTAGGAAAAGGTGTCAGATTTGGTTTTGGTGTAGGAAAAGGTGTCAGATTTTATTTTTTTGCATATGGAGTAGTTCAATTAGCAAAGAAAATATTTGCAAAAAAATTAATCTGACACCTTTTCCGAAAGATATAATATATTGCTCCCATGCGGATAAAAATGTATAATTAGACTTAGCCGGTATATTAAATCTTAAAAAAATTAAATGGATATTATAAATATTTATACAGACGGAGCCTGTTCCAAAAATCCGGGTCCCGGAGCCTACGCCGCTATATTATTATACAAAGATAATGAAAAAATAATATCGGGATATAAAGAATGGACTACAAATCAGGAGATGGAAATATCCGCAGTTTTAAACGCTCTTAAATCAATTAAAAATAAGGAAATCGCTATAAATCTTTATTCTGATTCAAAATACGCATTAGACGGTATGATGTTCTGGATGCACGACTGGGCAAAAAAACAATGGAAAAAAGATATTAAACATAAGCAAATATGGCAGGAAATATATATTCTGTATAATACGTTAAAAATAAATTGCATATGGGTGAAAGGGCATTCTAATAATTTATATAATGAACAATGTGACAAAATAGCTAAAAACCTGATTAAAGATAACAAGCAATAAAAAAAATAAATAAAAAAATAAATATAGTCGATATATTATAAAAATGATTGCAAAAGAAACTTTTATAGACAGTCTCTTAAAAAAATTAAAAAGCATGCCGGTCGGGCATTATTATGATGTCAGAAGCTACAAAAGAGACAGAGGATTTTATATTATAAAATCTGAAGAAGATGAGTATTGCTTACTGGAAAGAGGTTTTTTTGAAGAAGAATATGTGGCTAATTTTGATGAATTAACCAATATTTTTAAAAAGCTCTTAAAAAGAGAATTTCCAAGGAGCCATAAGTTAAGAATATATAATATGGGCGAAGCTTCCGAATGCATATTTAAGAAACCTAAGCGTAAAAAAATATAGATATTAAAATATTTATATCGATATAATGTATAACGTAAATTTTGCTATTAATTATATTATCTAATTTATAAAAATAAATAAAAAATTTAATAAATATGAAAATATAATAAAAATTTAATAAATAATGCAATAAATGCAATAAATATAATAAAAAATTTAATAAATATAAAAAATTTAAGAAATATAATAAATATAAAAATATAAAAATATAAAAAATGCATAAAGACATAATATATGGGAATATTTAATCTTGTATCCGATTTTAAACCGACAGGAGACCAGCCGAAGGCTATAGAATCAATACTTGAAGGAATAAGAGATAAAAATTATAAGTATCAGACATTGCTCGGGGTTACAGGTTCAGGAAAAACATTTACTATGGCAAATGTTATTAAAGAACTCGATAGACCTGCGCTTATAATCGCTCCCAATAAAACACTCGCAGGGCAGCTTTATTCAGAATTTAAATCATTATTCCCCGAAAATGCAGTTGAGTTTTTCATAAGCTATTATGATTATTACCAGCCTGAGGCTTATGTTCCGTCAAAAGATTTATATATAGAAAAAGATTCTTCTATAAACGATCAGATAGACAAAATGAAACATTCTGCCACTAGGTCAATTTTATCGCGCAGAGATGTCATTGTTATAGCGAGCGTTTCGTGTATTTACGGTCTCGGTTCTCCTGAAACGTACGGCAGTATGCTCTTAGAAATTAAAAAAGGGCAGAAAATTGAAATGAAAGAAGTTTTAAGCAAGCTGACGGAAATAAGATATGACAGAAATGATATAGATTTTCATAGAGGTGTTTTTAGAGTTCGCGGCGATGTGATTGACGTTTTTCCGGCTTACGAAGAAGAAATTGCGATAAGAATCGAGTTTTTTGGAAGCGAAATTTCAATGATTGCCGAAATTGACCCGCTGAGAGGTAAAATAATAAGAAAATTAAATAAAACAGCTATTTATCCTGCGTCGCATTATGTTGCGGACGAATCAACTCTAAAACATGCTATTAAGTCAATTAGAGCAGAACTTGCAGACAGACTTTTAGAATTGAAATCTATGGGTAAACTTGTTGAGGCTCAGAGATTAGAACAAAGAACATTTTACGATATAGAGATGATTGAAGAAATGGGCTATTGTTCCGGTATAGAAAATTATTCAAGACATTTGACAGGCAGAAAAAAAGGCGAAGCGCCGCCGACGCTGTTAGATTATTTTCCTGAAGATTTTACTATATTTGTTGACGAATCTCATGTAAGTATACCCCAGATAAGAGGAATGTACAACGGAGATATATCAAGAAAAACTACATTAGTCGAATACGGCTTCAGGCTTCCGTGCGCTCTTGACAACAGACCGTTAAATTTTGACGAATTCAGTTCTCATATAAAAAATATGCTGTTTGTTTCAGCTACGCCCGCCGATTACGAACTTGGCGTAAGTTCTGAGGTTATTGAGCAGATAATCCGTCCTACCGGTCTT
This genomic window contains:
- a CDS encoding peroxiredoxin family protein produces the protein MPTTIFFTFYGLNILRKDAATSLKVAPLGNPAMPMPVPNIIGAIPGMTNMATSMMKSMIKKHGVATIPELISLCQETGVKLIACQMTVDLFGFKREDLIDGIEYGGAAMYMEDASTSDITLAF
- a CDS encoding sulfurtransferase TusA family protein, producing the protein MPLNISKTLDASGLSCPMPIVKTKKEIDSLSSGQILEVISTDPGSKNDMTAWCKRTGNELVESAEQGGKFQFYVKKN
- a CDS encoding sigma-70 family RNA polymerase sigma factor is translated as MNDTENNEDAQSSTYYSIPYLYKTYLRKYPPLAKELEYELIEKSNGGDKEARDLIIKSNISLVISVAKKFTGRGVPLEDLIEEGNIGLIKAIGKFNPERGYRFSTCAVWWIRQSIQRGILNLHNLIKIPLHKYEIYCDIIKSKAAFEADNEKEADIEEIAEQSGINRIRVEKIINLIPRISSIDSYVSDNTENDNLALSEIIGDDEEKTSPLSIICNKENLELLDKWLSSLEEKERFAVILRYGLHEDGEPMTLKNIAAIFKLTPESIRQLEMKAMIKLKKMANNKI
- a CDS encoding ribonuclease HI, with the protein product MDIINIYTDGACSKNPGPGAYAAILLYKDNEKIISGYKEWTTNQEMEISAVLNALKSIKNKEIAINLYSDSKYALDGMMFWMHDWAKKQWKKDIKHKQIWQEIYILYNTLKINCIWVKGHSNNLYNEQCDKIAKNLIKDNKQ
- the uvrB gene encoding excinuclease ABC subunit UvrB, whose amino-acid sequence is MGIFNLVSDFKPTGDQPKAIESILEGIRDKNYKYQTLLGVTGSGKTFTMANVIKELDRPALIIAPNKTLAGQLYSEFKSLFPENAVEFFISYYDYYQPEAYVPSKDLYIEKDSSINDQIDKMKHSATRSILSRRDVIVIASVSCIYGLGSPETYGSMLLEIKKGQKIEMKEVLSKLTEIRYDRNDIDFHRGVFRVRGDVIDVFPAYEEEIAIRIEFFGSEISMIAEIDPLRGKIIRKLNKTAIYPASHYVADESTLKHAIKSIRAELADRLLELKSMGKLVEAQRLEQRTFYDIEMIEEMGYCSGIENYSRHLTGRKKGEAPPTLLDYFPEDFTIFVDESHVSIPQIRGMYNGDISRKTTLVEYGFRLPCALDNRPLNFDEFSSHIKNMLFVSATPADYELGVSSEVIEQIIRPTGLIDPEVEVRPVANQVDDIISEIKKTVKGGGRVLVTTLTKKISEDLSEFLLDSGVKAKYLHSDIASLERFKIIRELRLGEFDVLVGINLLREGLDIPEVELIGILDADKEGFLRSKTSLVQTIGRAARNIKGHVILYGDKITDSMAFAISETERRRKIQETYNNKNNITPQSIKKNIAELLTTIFEQDYIDSSGGAGGENIVVLSAAAAEKKIKNLSRLMKKYSKEFNFEEAARVRDEINIIKKQMLLLDAV